From one Callithrix jacchus isolate 240 chromosome 2, calJac240_pri, whole genome shotgun sequence genomic stretch:
- the CHCHD2 gene encoding coiled-coil-helix-coiled-coil-helix domain-containing protein 2 isoform X1, whose translation MPRGSRSRTSRMAPPASRAPPMRAAPRPAPAAQPPAAAPPSAVGSPAAAPRQPGLLSQMATTAAGVAVGSAVGHTLGHAITGGFSGGSDPEPARPDITYQVLPSQEPQGTQPAQQQQPCFYEIKQFLECAQNQGDIKLCEGFSEVLKQCRLANGLA comes from the exons ATGCCGCGTGGAAGCCGAAGCCGCACCTCCCGCATGGCCCCTCCGGCCAG cCGGGCCCCTCCGATGAGAGCTGCGCCCAGGCCAGCACCCGCCGCTCAGCCACCAGCAGCGGCACCCCCCTCTGCAGTTGGCTCTCCTGCTGCTGCGCCCCGGCAGCCAGGTCTGCTGTCCCAGATGGCAACCACTGCAGCTGGCGTGGCTGTGGGCTCTGCTGTGGGGCACACACTGGGCCACGCCATTACTGGgggcttcagtggaggaagtgatCCCGAGCCTGCGAGGCCTGACATCACTTACCAG GTTTTGCCTTCACAGGAGCCTCAGGGAACCCAGCctgcacagcagcagcagccttgCTTCTATGAGATCAAACAGTTCTTGGAGTGTGCCCAGAACCAGGGTGACATCAAGCTCTGTGAGGGCTTCAGTGAGGTGCTGAAACAGTGCCGACTTGCAAACG GATTGGCTTAA
- the CHCHD2 gene encoding coiled-coil-helix-coiled-coil-helix domain-containing protein 2 isoform X2 gives MPRGSRSRTSRMAPPASRAPPMRAAPRPAPAAQPPAAAPPSAVGSPAAAPRQPGLLSQMATTAAGVAVGSAVGHTLGHAITGGFSGGSDPEPARPDITYQEPQGTQPAQQQQPCFYEIKQFLECAQNQGDIKLCEGFSEVLKQCRLANGLA, from the exons ATGCCGCGTGGAAGCCGAAGCCGCACCTCCCGCATGGCCCCTCCGGCCAG cCGGGCCCCTCCGATGAGAGCTGCGCCCAGGCCAGCACCCGCCGCTCAGCCACCAGCAGCGGCACCCCCCTCTGCAGTTGGCTCTCCTGCTGCTGCGCCCCGGCAGCCAGGTCTGCTGTCCCAGATGGCAACCACTGCAGCTGGCGTGGCTGTGGGCTCTGCTGTGGGGCACACACTGGGCCACGCCATTACTGGgggcttcagtggaggaagtgatCCCGAGCCTGCGAGGCCTGACATCACTTACCAG GAGCCTCAGGGAACCCAGCctgcacagcagcagcagccttgCTTCTATGAGATCAAACAGTTCTTGGAGTGTGCCCAGAACCAGGGTGACATCAAGCTCTGTGAGGGCTTCAGTGAGGTGCTGAAACAGTGCCGACTTGCAAACG GATTGGCTTAA